A single Cannabis sativa cultivar Pink pepper isolate KNU-18-1 chromosome 7, ASM2916894v1, whole genome shotgun sequence DNA region contains:
- the LOC133039701 gene encoding uncharacterized protein LOC133039701: protein MKKDCIDYVLKCDPCQRFPSIPRALPNEITLMTSPWPFAVWRIDLIGSLPMGKFGVKYAIVVVDYYTKWTEVEPMKIITAKKVLVFVIKNIVCRYRFPHKIVSDNGKQFDCDEFTDFCNKHKVIKSFSTVARPQTNGQAEAVNKILKVILMEKL from the coding sequence ATGAAGAAAGACTGTATAGACTACGTCCTCAAATGTGATCCTTGCCAAAGATTTCCAAGCATCCCAAGAGCCCTACCTAACGAAATCACCTTAATGACTAGCCCATGGCCCTTCGCGGTGTGGAGAATAGACCTCATTGGGTCTCTCCCCATGGGAAAATTTGGGGTTAAATATGCAATAGTGGTGGTGGATTATTACACGAAATGGACGGAGGTTGAACCTATGAAGATTATAACTGCCAAGAAAGTCTTGGTGTTTGTTATAAAGAACATTGTGTGTCGATATAGGTTCcctcacaagatagtctcagaTAATGGTAAACAATTTGATTGTGATGAATTCACAGACTTCTGCAACAAACACAAAGTCATAAAGAGCTTCTCTACGGTCGCGAGGCCACAGACAAATGGACAGGCAGAAGCCGTCAATAAGATACTTAAGGTCATCCTTATGGAAAAACTCTAG